In a genomic window of Erigeron canadensis isolate Cc75 chromosome 5, C_canadensis_v1, whole genome shotgun sequence:
- the LOC122599883 gene encoding uncharacterized protein LOC122599883, with product MKDSLIFSLLLLSIFFYEAQGIRLKELSTSASYNQESITKSSWESKDDGSAVTSVVSSGRNRKLMTKTISSSPTTINEKNDQKANKSFAHEALTKEGIISPTTLVPKNSKHEKIEVSSELSPDAINDIAGMDYSPAKRKPPIHN from the exons ATGAAGGATTCTTTGATATTCAGTCTCTTACTTCTCTCCATTTTCTTTTATGAAGCTCAAG GAATAAGGCTGAAAGAGTTGAGTACATCAGCTAGCTACAATCAAGAAAGCATCACCAAG AGTTCATGGGAAAGTAAAGACGATGGGTCAGCCGTGACTAGTGTGGTTTCATCAG GCAGGAATAGGAAACTTATGACAAAAACAATATCTTCAAGTCCTACCACCATCAATGAAAAG AATGATCAGAAAGCAAACAAAAGTTTTGCTCATGAAGCACTTACAAAGGAAGGAATAATTTCTCCAACTACATTAGTACCGAAAAATTCTAAACACGAGAAGATAGAAGTCAGCTCAGAACTATCACCAGACGCTATAAACGACATAGCAGGAATGGATTATTCTCCGGCCAAGAGAAAACCTCCGATACACAATTGA